A region from the Nocardioides coralli genome encodes:
- a CDS encoding CocE/NonD family hydrolase, whose translation MPHRRRRHRRAAAVTSTAAVLAGLLAVVPGSPGAQADPTPAPRRGEAWVTVPSVDSDHDGRDDRVHVRWRLPRAAEGPVPVVVEPSPYFAGLRDVRMHDVDVAALRRRTARPWSSYRDWLLPEGYAYVTAESLGSGGSTGCPTSGGRNETAAMTAVVRWLTGDLVGRGTDGGPVTAAWSTGRVGMIGVSYNGTLPQATATSGVEGLDAVVGVSAISSWYDYYRSQGMVRAPGGYQGEDADVLARAVLTRNRPGRCREEIASLRRRQARRTGDLTPFWQARDYRAAAHQVSAGVLTLHGTADDNVFSDQAGRWAEALAATGAPVRSWWHPYGHGDWLADHQPWRDQVLAWFDHFLRDADNGVLAATPASTLVTRAGRSRSTTAWPGGEPTTLWAGPVRRHEGRLRTSPAAGGVGGLVDDARHTLTRLARTPRSRHRLLWRSPRLVRPVDLSGHGSVDVRFSVDAEAANVSVGLVTLGHRHGQPVRLVSGGWADPRNHASLAQESPLRPGEVYELSVELDQALVRRVPAGVRLGLVVASSDHAHTLRPPAGTRVRVRVAGTRLVLPVVGGPGALAVALGGAG comes from the coding sequence ATGCCACACCGCCGTCGCCGCCACCGCCGGGCCGCCGCGGTCACGTCCACCGCCGCCGTCCTGGCGGGTCTGCTCGCCGTCGTCCCGGGCTCCCCGGGGGCGCAGGCCGACCCGACGCCCGCACCGCGTCGGGGGGAGGCGTGGGTGACCGTCCCCAGCGTCGACTCCGACCACGACGGTCGCGACGACCGGGTCCACGTCCGGTGGCGGCTGCCGCGCGCCGCTGAGGGGCCGGTCCCGGTGGTCGTGGAGCCGAGCCCGTACTTCGCCGGCCTGCGGGACGTGCGGATGCACGACGTCGACGTCGCGGCGCTGCGTCGCCGCACGGCCCGGCCCTGGTCCTCCTACCGTGACTGGCTGCTCCCCGAGGGCTACGCCTACGTCACCGCCGAGTCGCTCGGCAGCGGCGGCTCCACCGGCTGCCCGACGTCGGGCGGCCGCAACGAGACGGCGGCCATGACCGCCGTGGTGCGGTGGCTCACCGGCGACCTCGTGGGCCGCGGCACCGACGGTGGGCCCGTGACCGCCGCCTGGTCCACCGGCCGGGTGGGGATGATCGGCGTCTCCTACAACGGCACGCTCCCCCAGGCGACCGCGACCTCGGGCGTCGAGGGGCTCGACGCGGTGGTCGGGGTCTCGGCGATCTCCAGCTGGTACGACTACTACCGGTCCCAGGGCATGGTCCGCGCGCCGGGCGGCTACCAGGGGGAGGACGCCGACGTGCTCGCGCGGGCCGTCCTCACCCGGAACCGCCCGGGCCGCTGCCGGGAGGAGATCGCGAGCCTGCGGCGCCGTCAGGCGCGTCGCACCGGCGACCTCACGCCGTTCTGGCAGGCACGTGACTACCGGGCGGCCGCCCACCAGGTGTCGGCGGGGGTGCTGACCCTCCACGGAACCGCGGACGACAACGTCTTCAGCGACCAGGCCGGTCGCTGGGCGGAGGCGCTGGCGGCCACGGGGGCGCCGGTCCGCTCCTGGTGGCACCCCTACGGCCACGGCGACTGGCTCGCCGACCACCAGCCGTGGCGCGACCAGGTCCTGGCCTGGTTCGACCACTTCCTCCGCGACGCCGACAACGGCGTGCTCGCTGCCACCCCGGCGAGCACCCTCGTCACCCGCGCCGGCCGCTCGCGGAGCACAACGGCGTGGCCGGGAGGCGAGCCCACGACCCTCTGGGCAGGGCCGGTACGCCGTCACGAGGGCCGGCTGCGGACGAGTCCCGCGGCCGGCGGGGTCGGGGGCCTGGTGGACGACGCACGCCACACCCTCACCCGGCTCGCCCGGACCCCGCGCTCGCGCCACCGGCTGCTGTGGCGAAGCCCGCGGCTGGTGCGGCCCGTGGACCTCTCCGGTCACGGCTCGGTCGACGTCCGGTTCTCGGTCGACGCCGAGGCCGCCAACGTCTCCGTCGGCCTCGTGACGCTGGGTCACCGGCACGGCCAGCCGGTGCGCCTGGTGAGCGGCGGCTGGGCCGACCCCCGCAACCACGCGTCGCTCGCCCAGGAGTCGCCGTTGCGCCCCGGGGAGGTCTACGAGCTCTCCGTCGAGCTCGACCAGGCGCTCGTACGACGCGTGCCCGCGGGGGTCAGGCTGGGACTCGTCGTCGCCTCAAGCGACCACGCCCACACGCTGCGTCCCCCTGCGGGCACCCGGGTCCGGGTGCGGGTCGCCGGCACCCGGCTGGTGCTGCCGGTGGTGGGCGGTCCGGGCGCGCTCGCGGTCGCCCTCGGTGGGGCCGGCTGA
- the xerD gene encoding site-specific tyrosine recombinase XerD: MPEAAVPATARAVRTYLDHLGVERGLAANTLSSYRRDLRRYTEFLAGEGITSLDGVSEATVTSFLARLREGDADHPALSSTSAARTLVAVRGFHKFCVTDGLATLDPAAGVKPPRPAKRLPKALPLADVEAILEAAGAPATTLALRDRALLEVLYGTGARISEAVGLDVDDLDLVEGTVLLRGKGGKERLVPLGSYAGEAVDAYLVRARPELATTRTPSGALFLNSRGGRLSRQSAWAVLVRAAERAGVTRDVSPHTLRHSYATHLLDGGADVRVVQELLGHASVTTTQVYTLVTVDNLREVFATAHPRARG, translated from the coding sequence TTGCCTGAGGCTGCGGTCCCCGCAACCGCTCGCGCTGTCCGCACCTACCTCGACCACCTGGGGGTCGAGCGGGGCCTCGCGGCCAACACCCTGTCGTCCTACCGGCGCGACCTGCGCCGCTACACCGAGTTCCTGGCGGGGGAGGGGATCACGTCCCTGGACGGGGTCAGTGAGGCGACGGTGACCTCGTTCCTCGCCCGCCTTCGCGAGGGCGACGCCGACCACCCGGCGCTCTCGTCGACCTCGGCGGCGCGCACCCTGGTGGCCGTGCGGGGGTTCCACAAGTTCTGCGTCACCGACGGCCTGGCCACGCTCGACCCGGCGGCCGGGGTCAAGCCGCCGCGGCCCGCCAAGCGGTTGCCCAAGGCCCTGCCGCTGGCGGACGTGGAGGCGATCCTGGAGGCCGCCGGGGCCCCGGCCACGACGCTGGCGCTGCGCGACCGGGCGCTGCTGGAGGTGCTCTACGGCACCGGTGCCCGGATCTCCGAGGCCGTGGGGCTCGACGTCGACGACCTCGACCTGGTCGAGGGCACCGTGCTGCTGCGAGGCAAGGGTGGCAAGGAGCGTCTCGTGCCTCTCGGGTCCTACGCCGGCGAGGCAGTCGACGCCTACCTCGTGCGCGCCCGACCCGAGCTCGCCACGACCCGGACCCCCAGCGGGGCACTGTTCCTCAACTCCCGGGGTGGGCGGCTGTCGAGACAGAGCGCCTGGGCCGTCCTCGTGCGCGCGGCCGAGCGCGCCGGCGTGACCCGCGACGTGTCTCCCCACACGTTGCGCCACTCCTACGCGACGCACCTCCTCGACGGTGGTGCCGACGTCCGCGTGGTGCAGGAGCTGCTCGGGCACGCGTCGGTCACCACCACGCAGGTCTACACCCTCGTCACGGTCGACAACCTGCGCGAGGTGTTCGCCACCGCGCACCCGCGGGCTCGCGGATGA
- a CDS encoding DEAD/DEAH box helicase — translation MTPDEVYDAVVGHARQRGLELYPHQDEAVIELLAGSNVVLATPTGSGKSLVAVAAHMAARAEDQVSYYTAPIKALVSEKFFDLCQVFGPDDVGLLTGDAAVNPDAPIICCTAEVLANIALREGAGADVGVVVMDEFHYYGEPDRGWAWQVPLLELPQAQFLLMSATLGDMSAIAEDLGRRNGRETTVVADAERPVPLTHAWSLEPLADTLAELVETGQAPVYVVHFTQAAAVDHATTLLKGWKAGKHVDKEAVAERMAGVRFGAGFGKTLSRLLRAGIGVHHAGMLPKYRRLVEQLAQDGLLTVICGTDTLGVGINVPIRTVLFTGLAKFDGTRQRVLRVREFQQIAGRAGRAGFDTAGHVVVQAPEHVIENEKAKRKTAEKNATNPKKKSKAQLKKAPDGTVVWTEQTFDKLVGGTPERLTSRMKVDNAMLINVVSREEDAFPVLRRLLTDNHEDRRRQLRLARRALRLARSLVRSGTLTRLDELDAHGRRYVLTVDLPPEFALNQPLAHFALAAFDVLDPEAPTYTLDVVSVVEAVLEAPRQILFAQQYAARGEAIAEMKADGLDYDERMARLEEITWPQPLAEWLEALFETYRQTHAWLDPDALGPKSVLREMWEQGMTFTDVISRYQLARSEGLLLRYLTDAYRTLRQSVPERHRTAELEELVDWLGETVRQTDSSLLDEWEALTDPAHAPADVARHEPAPPPRPLSRQTRSFEVMIRNAMFARVLLCARDDLDALVRTEQQAAGRLDPAREVVMDRRAWDVALEDYYAEHDAIGTDADARGPQLLRIGPEEQGVPAGAPEDSGARIRRVVQTLADPAGHHDWVIEAVVDCDASDETGELVLAATALRRL, via the coding sequence ATGACCCCTGACGAGGTCTACGACGCGGTGGTCGGGCACGCGCGGCAGCGCGGCCTGGAGCTGTACCCGCACCAGGACGAGGCCGTCATCGAGCTGCTCGCCGGCAGCAACGTCGTCCTCGCCACCCCCACGGGCTCGGGCAAGTCGCTGGTCGCCGTGGCCGCCCACATGGCCGCCCGCGCGGAGGACCAGGTGAGCTACTACACCGCCCCGATCAAGGCTCTGGTCAGCGAGAAGTTCTTCGACCTCTGCCAGGTCTTCGGGCCCGACGACGTCGGCCTGCTGACCGGGGACGCCGCGGTCAACCCCGACGCGCCGATCATCTGCTGCACGGCGGAGGTCCTGGCCAACATCGCGCTGCGGGAGGGGGCAGGTGCGGACGTCGGGGTCGTGGTCATGGACGAGTTCCACTACTACGGGGAGCCGGACCGTGGCTGGGCCTGGCAGGTGCCGCTGCTGGAGCTGCCGCAGGCGCAGTTCCTCCTCATGTCGGCCACCCTCGGCGACATGTCGGCCATCGCCGAGGACCTGGGGCGCCGCAACGGTCGGGAGACCACGGTCGTCGCGGATGCGGAGCGGCCCGTGCCGCTGACCCACGCCTGGTCGCTGGAGCCGCTCGCGGACACGCTCGCAGAGCTCGTCGAGACCGGACAGGCGCCGGTCTACGTCGTCCACTTCACCCAGGCCGCCGCCGTCGACCACGCCACGACCCTGCTCAAGGGCTGGAAGGCCGGGAAGCACGTGGACAAGGAGGCGGTCGCGGAGCGGATGGCCGGCGTCAGGTTCGGAGCGGGGTTCGGCAAGACGCTGTCGCGCCTCCTCCGTGCCGGCATCGGGGTCCACCACGCGGGCATGCTGCCGAAGTACCGGCGCCTCGTCGAGCAGCTGGCCCAGGACGGGCTGCTGACGGTCATCTGCGGCACGGACACCCTCGGGGTCGGGATCAACGTCCCGATCCGGACGGTGCTCTTCACCGGTCTGGCCAAGTTCGACGGCACCCGCCAGCGGGTGCTGCGGGTGCGGGAGTTCCAGCAGATCGCCGGGCGGGCCGGCCGGGCCGGCTTCGACACCGCCGGGCACGTCGTGGTGCAGGCCCCCGAGCACGTCATCGAGAACGAGAAGGCCAAGCGGAAGACTGCCGAGAAGAACGCCACCAACCCGAAGAAGAAATCCAAGGCCCAGCTCAAGAAGGCGCCCGACGGCACCGTGGTCTGGACGGAGCAGACCTTCGACAAGCTCGTCGGCGGGACGCCCGAACGGCTCACGTCCCGGATGAAGGTCGACAACGCCATGCTGATCAACGTCGTCTCCCGCGAGGAGGACGCGTTCCCGGTGCTGCGGCGGCTGCTCACCGACAACCACGAGGACCGCAGGCGGCAGCTCCGGCTGGCCCGTCGCGCTCTGCGGCTGGCACGCTCGCTGGTCCGCTCGGGGACGCTGACCCGGCTGGACGAGCTCGACGCCCACGGGCGCCGCTACGTGCTGACGGTCGACCTGCCGCCGGAGTTCGCGCTCAACCAGCCGCTGGCGCACTTCGCGCTGGCGGCGTTCGACGTGCTGGACCCGGAGGCCCCGACCTACACCCTGGACGTGGTGTCGGTGGTCGAGGCCGTGCTGGAGGCACCGCGTCAGATCCTCTTCGCCCAGCAGTACGCAGCGCGGGGCGAGGCGATCGCGGAGATGAAGGCGGACGGCCTCGACTACGACGAGCGCATGGCGCGGCTGGAGGAGATCACCTGGCCGCAGCCGCTCGCGGAGTGGCTGGAGGCGCTGTTCGAGACCTACCGGCAGACCCACGCCTGGCTGGATCCCGACGCGCTCGGCCCGAAGTCGGTGTTGCGGGAGATGTGGGAACAGGGCATGACCTTCACCGACGTCATCTCCCGCTACCAGCTGGCGCGCTCGGAAGGACTCCTGCTGCGCTACCTGACCGACGCCTACCGCACGCTGCGTCAGAGCGTGCCCGAGCGCCACCGCACCGCGGAGCTCGAGGAGCTGGTCGACTGGCTGGGGGAGACGGTGCGTCAGACCGACTCCTCGCTCCTGGACGAGTGGGAGGCCCTGACCGACCCCGCGCACGCGCCCGCCGACGTCGCGCGGCACGAGCCGGCTCCGCCGCCGCGACCGTTGTCGCGGCAGACGCGCAGCTTCGAGGTGATGATCCGCAACGCGATGTTCGCCCGCGTGCTGCTGTGCGCCCGCGACGACCTCGACGCGCTCGTGCGGACCGAGCAGCAGGCCGCCGGCAGGCTCGACCCGGCGCGCGAGGTCGTGATGGACCGTCGGGCGTGGGACGTCGCGCTCGAGGACTACTACGCGGAGCACGACGCCATCGGGACCGACGCCGACGCCCGCGGGCCGCAGCTGCTGCGGATCGGGCCCGAGGAGCAGGGCGTGCCCGCCGGCGCCCCGGAGGACTCAGGGGCACGCATCCGACGCGTCGTGCAGACCCTCGCCGACCCCGCCGGCCACCACGACTGGGTGATCGAGGCCGTCGTCGACTGCGACGCCTCCGACGAGACCGGGGAGCTGGTGCTCGCTGCGACGGCCCTGCGCCGGCTCTGA